DNA from Brachionichthys hirsutus isolate HB-005 chromosome 3, CSIRO-AGI_Bhir_v1, whole genome shotgun sequence:
CATTAAAAACCACTTGAACTCATGTTGTCTGAATAAACTGATATACCCTACGAAGGAAAATACTTTGGATCAGCCCCGCCCAAACTCACACGACCGGAGAAACTTCCAACCACAATGACATGAGCCAAAAGGGGAATAATAATTCTTCAGCCACCTTTAAGTCCCTTTTGCGCACAAATGTGCAGTCGGGGCACAATAGCCGATAGTTCTGCATCGTGGTCATGTTGTCGATGGTCATTTACGTAGTTCTCTCTCAGCGATATTAAAGTCCATGCGAGTCCCTTTTAACGGAGGTGGTTGCTGGAGAagaagaactaaaaaaaaattcacaaagtCAAGGCATCCTCTTGCATGTGAAAATGTTGTCGATGCGAGTGTGCAGGTCAGGAGCATCTCAGGCATAGCATGACTTCACATTCAGTGCGACGATTTAAGAGTCGTCACCTCCTGTTGAACAGGCGACCTCCGTCCCCGGCCTCCAGGTTGGTCCCACCGTTCTCATTGTCTGAATGGTGCTACCTGTTTGTCCAGGTGAGAAGCAGTCTGGGGTCGCTGATGACGGCTTGATCAGTGTTTGTGCTTCAGCCTGGAAGGAGCTGCTACTGAAGGACGAGCCCAACCTGACAAATAGAggataaaacattcaaaacgATTCATAGAGTAGTTGTTAAATAATTACACCAAATTTATAACGTAGCCAACCACATTTTTTTAGCTTATTGAACTCAGTAACTATGACAACTGCTCATTTATTTTAACTGGCAAGATAATAaactgactgaaatcatcatatacatttataataaaatcatatttgaCCTGATATTATTGTGGTCACGCTCATTTTTCCTGGTAAAACAATTTGGAATCCCCACAAATagccttttattaaatcaaaaTATGAGTTTCTCAGAACAactagtaaagaatattagttgACTTGCTTTAACTATGCAACTTGTTTCACAGCAGGCTGCACAGTTGGAACATTTACTCATCAATAATGTCGACATAATTAACCCGCAGCCGACTCAATTCCTCACAATGCTGGCTAACCGTTGTGCGCTAGCTCAGATCAAACATACTGCTGACCTTATCTGTGTCCACTGGGGGACATTTCCAGTTATAGAGGTAATACTGCAGATTTCCATCTCCTATGCCAAACTTCAGCTTCTCTAAGAACACCTTATTTTCCATTAGATCCAAGGCATTGAACACGTCAAATCCTTTCTGTTGAACACAAAGGTAAGAaatggaatttattttttaaataaatcaattccATTCAACATGTTGACATTGCAACAGTTTAAACAACCTGGGCTACTCGCATTATAAATTATACATATTATAAATGAGATAGACGAGAGACTCGCCAGTTTAGCCAGGATCAGCGCGTCGTTCATTAAGTCCAGCAGCGGGGTTTGTGTGTGAACGTTGTAAAAAGAGTAAGCTGCTTTCAGGCTCCTGTGGAGCGGGTGATGCATCACAGTGGAGGGCAGCGTGTAGAAACTAGCCAAGTCCGTCAGCACGCCGCCGGCATCCTGAGAAGAGACGGAGAGCAACGGCTCACCGAGGAGAACCATCAAACAGGCCTCCGAAATCTGGAGGGCGTAAACTGCTTCCAGGTACCTCTACCACATATGTGTCAATGATGTTGTCTTGTGGTAAGAACCAGTGAGCGACCTCCTCTTCTCCCATGCAGGGTGCCAGCTGGAAACGTTTCAGGtacctctgcagcagctcagtgacCTGGCGGATGTCACGCCTCTCCATCAGCCGCAGCCCGGGGGTCTTTGTGCTCTGCAAAGAAAAACTCCACATTACTTCCTGCCAGTAATGAAAATACCAGAACGAACCGGGCCCCGACGGGTTTAACTGCTTTACATCTGATAGTCTGTAGAGTTTCATTGTTCTTTGTAGGGTCATGTTTCTGCTCAGGTGGGAGAATTTCACTTCCACAAGCTTTCTGGGGTTTAGAGAACGGTGCCAATATCTGTCTCAGAGGGGAAAGAAATAGACAATTTAAATACTCAATgacttctgcccccccccccccccccaagtgatTCATGACTGAAGAATTGAAGAATGCCTACCTGCATGTTGACACGGGTTTAGGTAGCACCACTCCGGCCGTGTACACTGCTTGAAATATTCCTTCTAAGTTCACCCTCCGTGTGATCTCTCTAATTAACACCGGCGCGACACGTTTTGAACGCAGCTTCTTATGGACGCACAGGAAGTTGATTTCAACCATCCTCTTGAGTCTGCAGCggcagaaggagagaggacTGGTGATCACGGTGCGACGGTTTATCGCGTTTTACACCGAATGTTGTGAGGGGCTTACGTGTCATAGATGCGTATATCTGCAGGAATGGCACTAATGAAGCCAACAAGCTTCTTATTTGAGGACACCCTCACTCCACAATGCCAGTGGGGCAACCAGCCAGGTGGACGCAGAGCCCTGAAAGGGAAGGAGAAGCTTCACTGGAAAGCAGAGATTTGAACGCAGTAGATCAGCCGAAAGCGAATATTTTCACACCCCATCGGAAGTTAGAAAACCACACACAAGTTTAATCAAACTATTTCTATATCACAATACAACAGATTTAGCCAATAAGCCGGATACAGAATAAGGGTCGAACAATTCGTCTTCCGAGGTGGATATATTTGGCTGCCAGTCGTTTAAACATCAGCAAAGTAATCGCGAAGCGTCAGAGAGGAAGGCTTACCATATGAGAAAGTTCGGTGAGTAATCAAATCTGAACATGTTGTCGTCATCCTCCACATAGTTCTCATTTAACAGCGTGTACAACTCCTTCAGCTGGAAAGGACAGCAAGCGACTCATTCTGTGTACCTTCTCTCTACAGTATGCACAAGAGCTGACATGGTTCATTGATTCATCAAATAGTTGATCAAAATACTGGTAGGTGACCATAAAATATGAACCCAGAAAGTTTTGGCTTAGTATCAGCCAATAAAAATGATATAGAATGATGAGTTAAACTGCCTTGCGTAAATAATCTCACTATTATAAATGGGAAAATTTTAATTTCCATGCTGAAATAATACATTCCAACACTTGAATGTTTATTCATGATAAACATGGTACTTGCCACATCTGCATTGCTGAGATCGAGCGTATCCCACATAAAGCCTTGAGGTAAGGAATACGGCTCTTGTCTgatgttttctttgtctgtttctATCGGCCCGTGACTCGTCACCACCTCGtctggaaaaacagcagaaCTCTCGTCAAGCACAGAGAAAGATCAAAATTACTTTCTCCTGAACTAACCAGACCCTCCACTTGTTAGctacatgcttttttttttttggaaagttTGTTTTGGACAGCAAACTGTGACAAAATCAACCCAGTAGATGGCGCTGATGACCGACGACCACGGCCCAGGCCTCTACTAACTGCCCTTCTCTCTTCATGTGGGcttgttaaacaaaaacataaaacacggGATCAACAAAAGGTGATTATCGTTGGGACACTGCCTACGAGGC
Protein-coding regions in this window:
- the nmt2 gene encoding glycylpeptide N-tetradecanoyltransferase 2; its protein translation is MAEDSESAASQQSLELDDQDTCGIDGDNEEENEHTQGIPAGDVGAKRKKKKQKRKKEKPSAGGAKSDSASDSQEMKNPGLPIQKLQDIQRAMELLTCQGPAKSVDEAAKHKYQFWDTQPVPKLNEVVTSHGPIETDKENIRQEPYSLPQGFMWDTLDLSNADVLKELYTLLNENYVEDDDNMFRFDYSPNFLIWALRPPGWLPHWHCGVRVSSNKKLVGFISAIPADIRIYDTLKRMVEINFLCVHKKLRSKRVAPVLIREITRRVNLEGIFQAVYTAGVVLPKPVSTCRYWHRSLNPRKLVEVKFSHLSRNMTLQRTMKLYRLSDSTKTPGLRLMERRDIRQVTELLQRYLKRFQLAPCMGEEEVAHWFLPQDNIIDTYVVEDAGGVLTDLASFYTLPSTVMHHPLHRSLKAAYSFYNVHTQTPLLDLMNDALILAKLKGFDVFNALDLMENKVFLEKLKFGIGDGNLQYYLYNWKCPPVDTDKVGLVLQ